The following proteins are co-located in the Manihot esculenta cultivar AM560-2 chromosome 7, M.esculenta_v8, whole genome shotgun sequence genome:
- the LOC110608011 gene encoding methylthioribose kinase isoform X1 → MAFSEFRPLDEKSLIEYIKATHVLFNKVGNNYDKLKIKEVGDGNLNFVYIVVGSAGSFVIKQALPYIRCIGESWPMTKERAYFEALALKVHGQLCPEHVPEVYHFDRAMSLIGMRYLEPPHIILRKGLIAGIKYPYLAEHISTYMSKTLFHTSLLYRTTTEHKRDVAEFCGNVELCRLTEQVIFSDPYKVSQYNHWTSPYLDRDAEAVREDNVLKLEIAELKSKFCERAQALIHGDLHTGSVMVTSDSTQVIDPEFAFYGPMGFDVGAFIGNLFLAYFAQDGHADSFDDRKSYKEWLLRMTEDTWNLFHKKFTAFWDEHKDGPGEAYLPAIYNNPELQQLVQKKFMKDLFHDTLGFGAAKMIRRIVGVAHVEDFESIKDNSKRAECERKALDFAKLLLKERRRFQSINEVVSAIPA, encoded by the exons ATGGCGTTTTCGGAGTTTAGGCCACTTGATGAGAAATCTTTGATCGAGTACATCAAGGCCACACATGTATTATTCAACAAGGTTGGCAACAATTACGATAAGTTGAAAATCAAAGAAGTTGGAGATGGGAATCTCAATTTTGTTTACATTGTTGTCGGCTCCGCTGGCTCTTTTGTCATCAAGCAG GCGCTTCCTTACATACGTTGTATTGGAGAATCGTGGCCCATGACTAAGGAAAGAGCCTATTTTGAGGCTTTGGCACTTAAAGTGCATGGTCAGTTGTGCCCTGAACATGTTCCTGAAGTTTATCATTTTGACCGTGCCATGTCTTTGATTGGTATGCGATACTTGGAGCCTCCACATATTATTCTAAGAAAAGGATTAATTGCTGGAATCAAGTATCCTTATCTAGCAGAACATATCTCAACTTACATGTCAAAGACTCTTTTTCACACATCCCTTTTGTATCGTACCACAACTGAGCATAAACGTGATG TTGCTGAGTTTTGTGGGAATGTGGAGTTATGCAGGCTTACGGAGCAAGTTATTTTTTCTGATCCATATAAAGTATCTCAATACAACCATTGGACTTCCCCTTACCTTGATCGTGATGCTGAGGCTGTACGTGAGGATAATGTCTTAAAGCTTGAAATTGCTGAATTGAAATCCAA GTTCTGTGAAAGAGCCCAAGCCTTAATACATGGAGATCTTCACACTGGTTCTGTCATGGTTACTTCTGACTCAACTCAGGTTATAGATCCAGAATTTGCATTTTATGGACCAATGGGTTTTGATGTGGGTGCTTTCATTGGAAACTTGTTTTTGGCTTACTTTGCTCAAGATGGCCATGCTGATTCATTTGATGACCGAAAA TCATATAAAGAATGGCTTTTGAGGATGACTGAGGACACATGGAAtctttttcacaaaaaattCACAGCATTTTGGGACGAGCACAAGGATGGACCTGGTGAGGCATATCTTCCAGCAATTTATAACAACCCCGAGCTTCAGCAGCTTGTACAGAAAAAATTCATGAAAGATTTGTTCCACGACACCCTTGGATTTGGTGCAGCCAAAATGATACG GAGAATTGTTGGTGTAGCCCATGTTGAGGATTTTGAATCAATTAAAGATAATAGCAAACGAGCTGAATGTGAGCGCAAGGCCCTCGATTTTGCAAAACTGCTTCTTAAGGAAAGGCGGCGATTCCAGTCCATCAACGAAGTGGTGTCAGCCATTCCTGCATAG
- the LOC110608011 gene encoding methylthioribose kinase isoform X2: protein MKTEEALPYIRCIGESWPMTKERAYFEALALKVHGQLCPEHVPEVYHFDRAMSLIGMRYLEPPHIILRKGLIAGIKYPYLAEHISTYMSKTLFHTSLLYRTTTEHKRDVAEFCGNVELCRLTEQVIFSDPYKVSQYNHWTSPYLDRDAEAVREDNVLKLEIAELKSKFCERAQALIHGDLHTGSVMVTSDSTQVIDPEFAFYGPMGFDVGAFIGNLFLAYFAQDGHADSFDDRKSYKEWLLRMTEDTWNLFHKKFTAFWDEHKDGPGEAYLPAIYNNPELQQLVQKKFMKDLFHDTLGFGAAKMIRRIVGVAHVEDFESIKDNSKRAECERKALDFAKLLLKERRRFQSINEVVSAIPA from the exons ATGAAGACGGAGGAG GCGCTTCCTTACATACGTTGTATTGGAGAATCGTGGCCCATGACTAAGGAAAGAGCCTATTTTGAGGCTTTGGCACTTAAAGTGCATGGTCAGTTGTGCCCTGAACATGTTCCTGAAGTTTATCATTTTGACCGTGCCATGTCTTTGATTGGTATGCGATACTTGGAGCCTCCACATATTATTCTAAGAAAAGGATTAATTGCTGGAATCAAGTATCCTTATCTAGCAGAACATATCTCAACTTACATGTCAAAGACTCTTTTTCACACATCCCTTTTGTATCGTACCACAACTGAGCATAAACGTGATG TTGCTGAGTTTTGTGGGAATGTGGAGTTATGCAGGCTTACGGAGCAAGTTATTTTTTCTGATCCATATAAAGTATCTCAATACAACCATTGGACTTCCCCTTACCTTGATCGTGATGCTGAGGCTGTACGTGAGGATAATGTCTTAAAGCTTGAAATTGCTGAATTGAAATCCAA GTTCTGTGAAAGAGCCCAAGCCTTAATACATGGAGATCTTCACACTGGTTCTGTCATGGTTACTTCTGACTCAACTCAGGTTATAGATCCAGAATTTGCATTTTATGGACCAATGGGTTTTGATGTGGGTGCTTTCATTGGAAACTTGTTTTTGGCTTACTTTGCTCAAGATGGCCATGCTGATTCATTTGATGACCGAAAA TCATATAAAGAATGGCTTTTGAGGATGACTGAGGACACATGGAAtctttttcacaaaaaattCACAGCATTTTGGGACGAGCACAAGGATGGACCTGGTGAGGCATATCTTCCAGCAATTTATAACAACCCCGAGCTTCAGCAGCTTGTACAGAAAAAATTCATGAAAGATTTGTTCCACGACACCCTTGGATTTGGTGCAGCCAAAATGATACG GAGAATTGTTGGTGTAGCCCATGTTGAGGATTTTGAATCAATTAAAGATAATAGCAAACGAGCTGAATGTGAGCGCAAGGCCCTCGATTTTGCAAAACTGCTTCTTAAGGAAAGGCGGCGATTCCAGTCCATCAACGAAGTGGTGTCAGCCATTCCTGCATAG